Below is a window of Shinella sp. PSBB067 DNA.
CGGCTCCGTCGTCGCCGTCCTCTGGTTCGGCGCGCGCGACGTGCTCTCGGGCACGCTTTCGGCCGGCACGCTCGGCCAGTTCCTGCTCTATGCGGTCTTCGCCGCCGGCAGCCTCGGCGCGCTTTCGGAGGTCTGGGGCGAGCTGTCGCAGGCCGCCGGCGCCGCCGAGCGCCTGAGCGAGCTTCTTGCCGAACCGCCGGCCATCACCGCACCCGCAAACCCGGTTGCCCTGCCGGTTCCCGCCCGCGGCGAGCTGGCCTTCAGGGACGTCCACTTCTCCTATCCCGCCCGTCCCGGCTACCGCAGCATCAACGGCCTCTCCTTCTCGGTGAAGCAGGGCGAGACCGTCGCCGTCGTCGGCCCCTCGGGCGCCGGCAAGAGCACGATCCTCTCGCTCGTCCTGCGCTTTTACGATCCCGATTCCGGCACCGTCCTTCTCGACGGCGTGGACCTTCGCACCACCGATCCCGAAGAGCTGCGCCGCCGCATCGCGCTCGTGCCGCAGGACGTCACCATCTTCGCCGCGACGATCCGCGACAACATCGCCTTCGGCATGAACGATGTCAGCGACGCGGCGATCCGCGCCGCTGCCCGCGCCGCGCAGGCGGAAGAGTTCATCGAACGGCTCGACGACGGCTACGACACAATGGTCGGCGAGCGCGGCGTGACGCTTTCCGGCGGCCAGCGCCAGCGCATCGCGATCGCCCGCGCCATCCTCAAGGACGCGCCGCTCCTGCTGCTCGACGAGGCCACATCGGCCCTCGACGCCGAGAGCGAGACGCTGGTGCAGAAGGCCCTCGACGGCCAGATGGGCAAGCGCACGACCATCGTCATCGCGCACCGCCTGGCCACCGTCCTCAAGGCCGACCGCATCCTCGTCATGGAGGACGGCCGCATCGTGGAGGAAGGCACGCACCAGTCGCTCATCCGGCAGGACGGTCTTTATGCACGCCTTGCCCGCCTTCAGTTCGACCATGGCGGCCAGGCATTCCTCGGCGAGGCGCGCGCGGTCGGCTGACCGGCCGGGCTATCGTTCGGTAAGCTTCAGCTCGATACGGCGGTTGGTGGCGCGGGCGGTGTCGTCACTGCCCTCGGCGATCGGCTGGAATTCGCCGAAGCCGGCAGCGACGAGCCGGTTGGCAGGCACCCCGTTGGCGATCAGGAACTTCACCACCGACGTCGCGCGGGCGGAGGATAGCTCCCAGTTGTCGCGGTAGCGCCCCGTGCCTGACAGCGGCACGTTGTCCGTGTGGCCGTCGACGCGCAGCACCCAGTTGATCTCCGAGGGGATTTCCCTTGCCAGGTCGAGCAGCGCGGCCGCGAGCTTGCGCATCTCCGCCTGCCCCGCCTCGTTGAGGTCGCTGCCGCCCGAGGGGAAGAGCACTTCCGACTGGAAGACGAAGCGGTCGCCGACGATGCGGATATTCTCGCGGTCGGAGAGGATTTCACGCAGGCGGCCGAAGAAGTCGGACCGGTAGCGGTTCAGTTCCTGCACGCGCTGCGCCAGGGCGACGTTGAGGCGCCGGCCGAGATCGGCGATCTTCGCCTGCGAGGACTTGTCCTTGGCCTCGGAGGCCTGCAGGGCTTCCTCGACGGCGGCGATCTGGCTGCGCAGGGCGGCGATCTGCTGGTTGAGCAGCTCGATCTGGCTCATCGCACGCGCGCTTACCTGCTTTTCCGTATCCAGCTCGCCTTCCAGCGTCGTCACGCGGGCATTGGCCGCATCGGAGGCGCCGGCGCCGCTATCGAGCAATTGCTGGAGCCGCGTGCGGTCGCTCTCCGACTGGGCGAGCGAAGCCTGAAGGTTGGCGAGCGCATCTTCCAGATCCTGCTTGCCGCTCTTTTCCAGCGCCAGGAGCTGCGTCAGCTCGTTGATCTGGCTGGTCAGCCGGTTCAGCACGTCGTCCTTGCCGGAAATCTCGCGGCTGAGGAAGAACTGCGCCAGCACGAACACCGTCAGCAGGAACATGATAGCGAGGAGCAGCGTCGACAGCGCATCGACGAAGCCCGGCCAGTAATCGACCGCGCGCTGGCTGCGCCGGTTGCGGGCAAGCGCCATAGTTATTCGCCCCCGGCCGTCTGGGCTTTTTCAGCGGCGCGCTCGGCCCTTTCGGCAGCGGTGCGCGCGGCAAGCCGGTCGAGCGTGCGGCGAAGCGCCTTCGCCTCCTCCTGCTGCGCCTCGATCCAGTCGCGCAGCATCTGCTGCTCGCTGCGCATGTTCTTGACGAGGCCCTGGATGCCCTCGGCAAGGCTCGCCATGGCGGCGGTGGAGCGGTTGCTGCCGCCGCCCTCCTGCGCGAGCTTGAGGATCTGCTCGGCGAGCGCCTGGACGTCGGCGGTGGCGGTGACGGGCATGTCGGCGGCCGGCTGGAATTCGGAGCCGACATCCGTGACGGAGGAAAGCCAGTTTTCCAGCTCGGTGTAGAAGCGGTTCTGCGCACGGCCGGCCTGCAGGTCGAGGAAGCCGAGGATGAGCGAGGAGGAAAGGCCGAAGAGCGAGGTCGAGAAGGCCGTGCCCATGCCGGTCAGCGGCGCGGAAAGGCCTTGCTTGAGGGCGGTGAGGATATCGTTCGCCGTGCCGCCGCCGGCGTCGAGCGACTGGATGACGGTGCTGATCGAGCCGATCGTGCCGAGCAGGCCCCAGAAGGTGCCGAGCAGGCCGAGGAAGACGAGGAGGCCGATCAGGTAGCGCGACGTGTCGCGCGATTCGTCGAGGCGCGTTGCGATGGAATCGAGGATCGAGCGCAAGGTCGCCGTCGAGAGCGCGACGGAATGGCGCCGGCCGATCAGCGCGCGCATCGGCGCAAGGAGAACGGGATCGCGCCCGACCTTCTCGGCGCTTCCGGCCGCGCGGAACGAGTTGAACCAGCGCACCTCCGGCCGCAACGCCAGCACATGGTTGAACACCAGGAGGATGCCGATCAGCAGCACGCCGAGAATGAGGCCGTTGAGACCGGGATTGGAAAGGAACGCCGTCTGCGCCTGGCGGAAGAGGATCGCCGCCACGAAGCCGACGATGATGAGGAAGATCACCATCGTCCAGAAGAAGGCCATGGGGCTCGAGAGTTTGTGCGGGTAGTCGTCCCCGGTCTCGGCCGACCCTCCCCAGCCCGACAGCGCCAGCTTAGCCATGTAGTCGCATCTCCGCTTTCTCGTCGGGGCGGAGACTAGAGGAAGATTGCGCCGAATTGAAGGGGTAAGGCCGCAACAGCGGCGCGGAATGCGCCGCCTGTTTCAAGCGCTTAGCGCGTGGGCACCGGGCGATGCAGCACCTCGCGCAGCGCCTTGTGGATATATTCGTTGCCGCAGACGACGGTGCCGGTGTCGAACATCGCGGCGCCGCCCTCCAGGTCGCTCGCATAACCGCCGGCCTCGCGAATCAGCAGGATGCCGGCCGCGATGTCCCAGGGCGAGAGATCGCGCTCCCAGAAGCCGTCGAAACGGCCGGCCGCCACATAGGCAAGGTCGAGCGAGGCGGAGCCGAGACGACGCATGCCGGCCACCTCCCCCATCACATGGCGCAGCTCGATGAGGAACTTGCCGTGGTTGCCCCGGCCAAGATGCGGCACGCCGCAGCCGATGACGGCGTCGGAAAGGTTCTTGCGCGCGGCGACGCGCAGGCGGCGGTCGTTGAGGAAGGCGCCGCCACCGCGCTCGGCGGTGAAGAGCTCGTCCGTCGCCGGGTTCAGCACGACGGCCGCGACGATCTCGCCATTGCGCTCCAGCGCGATGGAGATGGCGAAGCATGGAATGCCGTGCAGGAAGTTGGTCGTGCCGTCGAGCGGGTCGACGATCCAGCGGTGCGCGCCGTCCGTACCGGTAATCTCCTCGGATTCCTCGCCGAGGAAACCGTAGGTCGGCCGCGCCTTCATCAGTTCCTCACGGATCAGCTTCTCCGCCTTGCGGTCGGCCTGCGAGACGTAGTCGCCGGGGCCCTTGAGCGAGACCTGCAGGTTCTGCACTTCGCCGAAATCGCGGGCGAGCGACTTGCCGGCCTTGAAAGCGGCCTGAACCATGACGTTGAGAAGAGCTGAACGAGCCATGCAACTAGAGTCCTTCGGGAATGTCCGGCGCTTCGGGACGGCAGAAGCCGCGGCGCGGGAAGCGCACCGGGACCGGGATGCGCCTCAAGACCACAAATTCCCCGAAGTTTCAAGCCTTCGCCCCTGCAAGCGATGCAATGCAGGGTATCGCTTCGCGCAACAGGGTAAATTCCGGGGCCTCAGGAGCCCGACCGGTACTTGTTCGCCGCGTCGATGCCGGCCTTCTGCTGCTGGTCGTTCAGCCCGAGATAGAAATCCTCCAGCGACGGGTCGTTCAGCCCGGCGCGGCGCGCCAGCACGAACCATTTCGCCGCTTCCACCGGATCGGACCTGGTGCCGATACCGTGGATGTAGAGCTGGGCGAGCTTGCTCTGGGCAACGGCATTGCCGCCTTCGGCCGCCCGCTTCAGCCAGTTGAAGCCGGCCTCGTAGTCGCGCTCGCCGGCCGTGCCGTTCACGAGCCACATGCCGAGGTCGAGCTGGGCGGTATCGACGCCGGCGCGCGCGGCACGCAGCAGCCATTCGCGCGCCCGCTTCGTCTTCTCCTGCGGCAGGTCGCTCAGGTTCAGATAGATCTGCGACAGCGCGTATTGCGCATCCGCGAAGCCCTGCTCGGCGGATTTTTCGTAGTAGGGCAGCGCCTCGCGCAGGCCCTTCTCGCCGGGGGAATCGGCCACCAGGACCTGCGCATAATTGAACTGCGCGGAGGGATTGCCGAGATCGGCCGACTTCTTCATCAGCTCGTCGGCCTTCTTGCGGTCCTCCTTGGAGCCCGAGCGCTCCATCAGGAGCACCGCATATTTGAACATGCCGGTCGGATCGCCGCCATTGGCCGCCTGCTGGTACCAGAACATGGCCTGGTCGCGATCCCGCTTGACGCCGAGGCCGCGGTCGAGGATCTCGGCGACGAGCGTCTGGGCCGCCGGATCGCCGAGCTGGGCGCGCGGCAGGGCGAGGTCCATCGCCGTCAGGTAGCGCCCGCGCTGGAACGCGCCATAGGCGTCGTCGACCTTGCCGGCAAAGGGCTTTTCCTCCGGCAGGGCCGGCAGGTCCGCGCCCATGCGGTCGAGCACCGTAAGGCCCGTCGAAGGCCCCTCGGCGGGCTTGTCCCCACCCGCCGGCTTTTCGCCCGTGGTGGCGGGCTTTTCGTCCCCGGCCGCGTCCTTCGCGCCCGCATCCGCAGCG
It encodes the following:
- a CDS encoding MotA/TolQ/ExbB proton channel family protein: MAKLALSGWGGSAETGDDYPHKLSSPMAFFWTMVIFLIIVGFVAAILFRQAQTAFLSNPGLNGLILGVLLIGILLVFNHVLALRPEVRWFNSFRAAGSAEKVGRDPVLLAPMRALIGRRHSVALSTATLRSILDSIATRLDESRDTSRYLIGLLVFLGLLGTFWGLLGTIGSISTVIQSLDAGGGTANDILTALKQGLSAPLTGMGTAFSTSLFGLSSSLILGFLDLQAGRAQNRFYTELENWLSSVTDVGSEFQPAADMPVTATADVQALAEQILKLAQEGGGSNRSTAAMASLAEGIQGLVKNMRSEQQMLRDWIEAQQEEAKALRRTLDRLAARTAAERAERAAEKAQTAGGE
- a CDS encoding inositol monophosphatase family protein, whose protein sequence is MARSALLNVMVQAAFKAGKSLARDFGEVQNLQVSLKGPGDYVSQADRKAEKLIREELMKARPTYGFLGEESEEITGTDGAHRWIVDPLDGTTNFLHGIPCFAISIALERNGEIVAAVVLNPATDELFTAERGGGAFLNDRRLRVAARKNLSDAVIGCGVPHLGRGNHGKFLIELRHVMGEVAGMRRLGSASLDLAYVAAGRFDGFWERDLSPWDIAAGILLIREAGGYASDLEGGAAMFDTGTVVCGNEYIHKALREVLHRPVPTR
- a CDS encoding peptidoglycan -binding protein, with amino-acid sequence MALARNRRSQRAVDYWPGFVDALSTLLLAIMFLLTVFVLAQFFLSREISGKDDVLNRLTSQINELTQLLALEKSGKQDLEDALANLQASLAQSESDRTRLQQLLDSGAGASDAANARVTTLEGELDTEKQVSARAMSQIELLNQQIAALRSQIAAVEEALQASEAKDKSSQAKIADLGRRLNVALAQRVQELNRYRSDFFGRLREILSDRENIRIVGDRFVFQSEVLFPSGGSDLNEAGQAEMRKLAAALLDLAREIPSEINWVLRVDGHTDNVPLSGTGRYRDNWELSSARATSVVKFLIANGVPANRLVAAGFGEFQPIAEGSDDTARATNRRIELKLTER
- a CDS encoding tetratricopeptide repeat protein; amino-acid sequence: MIRAVLLQACRISLVALFAAGVLAAVPAGAETARKGPAVTAGAADAGAKDAAGDEKPATTGEKPAGGDKPAEGPSTGLTVLDRMGADLPALPEEKPFAGKVDDAYGAFQRGRYLTAMDLALPRAQLGDPAAQTLVAEILDRGLGVKRDRDQAMFWYQQAANGGDPTGMFKYAVLLMERSGSKEDRKKADELMKKSADLGNPSAQFNYAQVLVADSPGEKGLREALPYYEKSAEQGFADAQYALSQIYLNLSDLPQEKTKRAREWLLRAARAGVDTAQLDLGMWLVNGTAGERDYEAGFNWLKRAAEGGNAVAQSKLAQLYIHGIGTRSDPVEAAKWFVLARRAGLNDPSLEDFYLGLNDQQQKAGIDAANKYRSGS
- a CDS encoding ABC transporter transmembrane domain-containing protein, giving the protein MVSIDSQTVAPEKSARRNIRPLGRLAPYIRRYRGLVAGALVALVLAAVTTLALPIAVRRMIDHGFSGADAGFINTYFTMLFVLAGLLALASAMRYYFVITLGERIVADLRRDVFAHVTKLSPAFFDVNQSGEIVSRLTADTTQIKSAVGATASVALRNLILCLGAIAMMVYTSPKLSSLVIAAIPVIVFPLVAFGRSVRRRSREAQDTLAAASAYAGEAIGATRTLQAFNAEDAARARFFGAVESAYEAARSAIRARSLLTGFAIAMIFGSVVAVLWFGARDVLSGTLSAGTLGQFLLYAVFAAGSLGALSEVWGELSQAAGAAERLSELLAEPPAITAPANPVALPVPARGELAFRDVHFSYPARPGYRSINGLSFSVKQGETVAVVGPSGAGKSTILSLVLRFYDPDSGTVLLDGVDLRTTDPEELRRRIALVPQDVTIFAATIRDNIAFGMNDVSDAAIRAAARAAQAEEFIERLDDGYDTMVGERGVTLSGGQRQRIAIARAILKDAPLLLLDEATSALDAESETLVQKALDGQMGKRTTIVIAHRLATVLKADRILVMEDGRIVEEGTHQSLIRQDGLYARLARLQFDHGGQAFLGEARAVG